One Hermetia illucens chromosome 4, iHerIll2.2.curated.20191125, whole genome shotgun sequence DNA segment encodes these proteins:
- the LOC119654597 gene encoding zinc finger protein 2 homolog, protein MSEYDIEYYYLSDSEIKGEFNFEDEENRRFVATEVDSRGYEAKCGEIFVSNSGKYTFVCEFCNGRYEDMGSFGNHLSEVHLDYDPEGTSSVVSETELKVVNEHPDESGDTNSYEVVKEVWQSNDDDLMGTPPPADCEFIESPTPADIEFIESPTPADFEFIGSPATADSTLVETTSPGDSDLYCKPCDRQFKTQLAFSRHKNIHKCKLIAQHLAKKALTLSDSQTNSNKILRKKSESYGHYLTETSSPAISTEALTPAVSTVIETPTPTDSDLYCKLCDRQFKTKLAFSRHINIHKCKLIAQHLAKKALLWSDSPKPHLTAKISIDSPKMQTDFGEYFCSFCNCFFETKLSFKDHTLTRHGDKIPEALRDDPSHRTCKFCHMKFDNVRERVRHELTHDEEKPFRCALCPKTFRLNVQRQMHNHSHTGAHPYPCPHCPKAFTTQINRLQHIRGHFGIKRFSCEYCGKKFITNVQRNIHVRVHTREKPYQCEECGERFRVSGQLLMHRRRHSNVRDFKCDICGKSFFAKAELQSHQVSHFPDRPFECAECGKKFQRKKNLTAHQKLHMPERKYECKICEKKFAQAAGLYSHKKRHAVL, encoded by the coding sequence ATGAGTGAATATGATATCGAATATTACTATTTATCGGATTCTGAGATTAAAGGCGAATTTAATTTTGAAGATGAGGAAAATAGAAGATTTGTTGCCACTGAGGTAGATTCAAGGGGTTACGAGGCGAAATGTGGCGAGATTTTTGTTTCAAACAGTGGAAAGTACACTTTCGTCTGTGAGTTTTGTAATGGGCGTTACGAAGATATGGGGTCATTTGGCAACCATCTGAGCGAGGTGCACTTAGACTATGATCCTGAAGGAACATCGTCTGTAGTATCCGAAACAGAGTTGAAAGTAGTGAATGAACATCCAGATGAAAGTGGAGACACAAATTCTTATGAAGTAGTGAAGGAAGTATGGCAATCTAATGATGATGACTTAATGGGGACACCTCCTCCTGCCGATTGTGAGTTCATAGAATCACCTACTCCTGCCGATATTGAATTCATAGAATCACCTACACCTGCCGATTTTGAGTTCATAGGATCACCTGCTACTGCGGATTCGACGTTAGTAGAGACAACTTCTCCTGGCGATTCGGATCTATATTGCAAGCCGTGTGATCGCCAGTTTAAAACACAGTTAGCATTTTCACGTCATAAAAACATACACAAATGTAAACTCATTGCCCAACATTTAGCTAAAAAGGCATTGACATTGTCAGATTCTCAGACAAATTCTAACAAAATATTGAGGAAGAAATCAGAATCGTATGGTCATTACCTAACAGAGACATCTAGTCCTGCGATTTCGACAGAGGCACTTACTCCTGCGGTTTCGACGGTAATAGAGACACCTACTCCTACCGATTCGGATCTATATTGCAAGTTATGCGATCGCCAGTTCAAAACAAAGTTAGCTTTTTCTCGTCatataaatatacataaatgTAAACTCATTGCCCAACATTTAGCTAAAAAGGCATTATTATGGTCAGATTCTCCCAAACCGCATTTAACTGCAAAAATCTCGATAGATTCTCCCAAAATGCAAACCGATTTCGGTGAATACTTTTGCAGTTTCTGCAATTGTTTTTTCGAAACAAAGCTATCGTTCAAAGATCACACACTAACTCGACATGGTGACAAAATTCCAGAAGCACTGCGTGATGACCCCTCCCACCGTACCTGTAAATTCTGTCACATGAAGTTCGACAATGTTCGGGAACGAGTAAGACACGAGTTAACCCACGACGAGGAGAAGCCCTTCAGATGTGCATTGTGCCCGAAAACTTTTCGATTAAACGTCCAACGCCAAATGCATAATCATAGTCACACAGGTGCCCATCCATATCCTTGCCCGCACTGCCCAAAAGCATTTACAACTCAGATCAACCGCTTACAACATATCCGCGGACATTTTGGCATCAAACGATTCTCATGTGAATATTGTGGTAAGAAATTCATCACAAACGTTCAGCGAAACATTCATGTTCGTGTCCATACACGCGAAAAACCATATCAATGCGAAGAGTGCGGGGAAAGATTTCGAGTCAGTGGACAGTTGCTCATGCATAGGAGGAGGCATTCAAACGTTCGTGATTTCAAGTGTGATATATGCGGGAAGTCGTTCTTTGCAAAGGCGGAACTTCAGTCACATCAAGTTTCACATTTCCCGGATCGTCCGTTTGAGTGTGCCGAGTGCGGGAAGAAGTTCCAGCGGAAGAAAAATTTGACTGCCCACCAAAAGCTACATATGCCCGAAAGGAAATACGAGTGTAAGATTTGTGAGAAAAAATTTGCACAGGCGGCAGGACTGTATTCCCATAAGAAGAGACACGCCGTGTTATAG